In Trichocoleus desertorum NBK24, the following are encoded in one genomic region:
- a CDS encoding phycobilisome rod-core linker polypeptide produces MALPLLEYKPTAPNHRVRSFGISDQNEDTPYIYRTENVSSPEELRQLIWAAYRQVFNEQLVLKFNRQVTLETRLANGSITVRDFIRELAKSERFYTLVVGVNDNYRLVEVCLKRLLGREPYNQDEKIAWSIKIGTLGFHGFVDALVDSEEYTQNFGDSTVPYQRKRMQNRPFTFLPRYGEDYQEVAGTATTDWRITLEKFYSRKFQDRQLPEGDPRRFREVAASIAPKVNYAQRLSAFDIDYLNKVPVRGRR; encoded by the coding sequence ATGGCATTGCCGTTACTTGAATACAAACCGACTGCTCCAAATCACCGGGTTCGCAGCTTTGGTATTTCCGACCAAAACGAAGACACCCCTTACATCTATCGGACGGAGAACGTAAGCTCTCCCGAAGAATTGCGTCAACTGATTTGGGCGGCTTATCGCCAAGTGTTCAATGAACAGTTGGTTCTGAAGTTTAACCGTCAAGTGACTCTAGAAACTCGCTTGGCTAACGGCTCCATTACGGTGCGTGACTTCATCCGTGAATTGGCGAAATCAGAGCGCTTTTACACCTTAGTCGTAGGCGTAAACGATAACTACCGTTTGGTAGAAGTTTGCTTAAAGCGTTTGTTGGGTCGTGAACCCTACAACCAAGATGAAAAAATCGCTTGGTCGATTAAGATTGGCACTCTAGGCTTCCACGGTTTTGTGGATGCGCTGGTAGACAGTGAAGAGTACACTCAAAACTTTGGCGATAGCACCGTCCCTTACCAACGTAAGCGGATGCAGAATCGGCCCTTTACCTTCCTGCCTCGCTACGGCGAAGATTATCAGGAAGTGGCTGGTACCGCTACCACTGACTGGCGCATCACCTTGGAGAAATTCTACAGCCGCAAGTTCCAAGATCGGCAGTTGCCTGAGGGTGATCCTCGTCGCTTCCGGGAAGTGGCCGCTTCGATCGCACCCAAAGTGAATTATGCACAGCGCCTTTCTGCTTTTGACATCGACTACCTGAACAAGGTACCTGTGCGCGGTAGACGCTAA
- a CDS encoding CBASS cGAMP-activated phospholipase encodes MSRLIKVLAIDGGGIRGVIPAMLLAEIEKRTGRAIAELFDVIAGTSTGGILALGLNKPNPNGKPAYSAVDLVHLYEAEGQRIFPKSSLSKLRSLVSQKYPAIGIETVLRQYFGDTLLSQSLKTVLIPSYDTELRCPYFFKSRKAKADRDRDFPMATVARATSAAPTYFEPLQAKPKQGLVPSTFIDGGVFANNPAMCAYVEARRNHPEAHDFLVVSLGTGELSTSLNYAQIKDWGLLEWARPIFNIVSDGVSDTVDYQLQELLSTEATEVNSKRYYRFQASLHALGRLDRGNHIDDASLENITFLKRIAQNTINSNERELKSLCQQLVAEVVAS; translated from the coding sequence ATGTCTCGCCTGATTAAGGTTTTAGCAATTGATGGTGGTGGCATTCGAGGAGTCATCCCAGCGATGCTATTGGCTGAAATTGAAAAACGCACAGGCCGAGCGATCGCCGAGTTATTTGATGTGATCGCTGGAACCTCAACAGGCGGAATTTTAGCTTTAGGTTTAAACAAGCCCAACCCTAACGGCAAACCTGCCTATTCGGCAGTTGATCTCGTGCATTTATACGAGGCTGAGGGACAACGGATTTTCCCTAAATCTTCGTTGAGTAAACTACGCAGCTTAGTTAGCCAAAAGTATCCAGCGATCGGCATCGAAACCGTGCTCAGGCAGTACTTTGGCGATACCCTATTGAGCCAATCGTTAAAAACGGTCTTGATTCCTAGCTACGATACCGAGTTACGCTGTCCTTACTTCTTCAAAAGCCGAAAAGCCAAGGCAGATCGCGATCGCGACTTTCCAATGGCGACTGTCGCTCGCGCCACATCCGCTGCTCCAACCTACTTTGAACCGTTACAAGCCAAACCGAAGCAAGGTTTAGTCCCCTCTACCTTCATTGATGGTGGCGTGTTTGCCAACAATCCGGCCATGTGTGCTTACGTAGAAGCTAGAAGAAATCATCCCGAAGCTCACGATTTTCTGGTCGTTTCCCTCGGTACAGGCGAACTGAGCACTAGCCTCAATTATGCTCAGATCAAGGATTGGGGCTTACTGGAGTGGGCTCGCCCTATTTTCAATATTGTGTCCGATGGTGTCAGTGACACCGTAGACTATCAATTGCAAGAGTTACTATCTACCGAGGCTACCGAGGTCAACTCAAAGCGCTACTACCGCTTTCAAGCTTCACTCCATGCTCTGGGTAGACTCGATCGCGGCAATCACATTGATGATGCCAGCTTAGAAAATATTACTTTCCTCAAGCGAATCGCCCAAAACACCATTAACAGCAACGAGCGA